A window of Streptomyces sp. SAI-127 contains these coding sequences:
- a CDS encoding nitrate- and nitrite sensing domain-containing protein has product MRRSPLRRSSGVPRRVPLLARLRVGRKLMLLVLLPVTGMLAFTAFSSVAQWREARTLRDFHTGTEVSFATAEVADAVARERLAAVKARLRPGQNTPSERTEAERATDRALDSAVTRAASWAGSDIAGDLDAVGRQLHSLRVQIGTGSLTAPDIAEQYGNVEATLLHDVTALEAGRPTRASGRAADAHIALLRAIEAADREQAEVAALLAGPAGRPTGAGRWPALETAQLDAFRENTSAELRTQLYVIQFRDPGRAVRSVRDLLATARPETAAWPSYERWLADSGARIDSLRGIQDRAARELDATAGHDRRDAEVRVVRDLTASLAVLALVTFLALALSRSITRPLGQVAAGARALSYGDLSYDIRYAGRDELGEVADTFRELRVTTERLAAEIRAMNTAIDHNRLEHRADQASFEGTWSQLLGGMNDTMASFAAAHGRREEAEQELASIFNLSLDLLCISGTDGYFKRVNPAFERLLGHPRETMLSMPFIEFVHEEDRDTTRAALARLADGVEVAEFENRYLRADGTECWLQWSARPVLEQGLIYATARDVTESRRTAREQAALRRVATLVAHGDPPAEVFARVAEEVGDLLDTTAAVLRQEPDGSQTVLGTVLGIPEELEEATRKERTEAGYEAIDAVTRTRRAAHVGHAVGAPIVVDDRLWGFVVAASPLEVLPVGTESRLADFTELVATAIANADSRDQLTASRARVVAAADASRRRIERDLHDGVQQRLVALQLDLRLAETLVTDRSSELAEQLVHVGKGLDDAFQDLLQVARGIHPAILSKGGLGPALRSLARRSAVPVELDLKLPAARLPEQLEVAAYYVTSECLTNATKHAHARVVKVSAEIRGGVLELTIRDDGAGGAEPGRGSGLIGLIDRVEAIGGKLAVSSPPGEGTTMDVRLPLGGPSPDR; this is encoded by the coding sequence ATGCGCCGCTCACCGCTCAGACGAAGCTCCGGGGTCCCGCGCCGCGTCCCCCTGCTCGCCCGGCTGCGCGTCGGCCGGAAGCTGATGCTGCTGGTCCTGCTGCCGGTGACCGGGATGCTCGCTTTCACCGCCTTCAGCTCCGTGGCCCAGTGGCGTGAGGCGCGCACCCTGCGCGACTTCCACACCGGCACCGAGGTGTCGTTCGCGACGGCCGAGGTCGCCGACGCCGTCGCACGCGAGCGGCTCGCCGCCGTCAAGGCCCGGCTGCGCCCCGGCCAGAACACGCCGTCGGAGCGGACCGAGGCCGAACGCGCCACCGACCGGGCCCTGGACAGCGCCGTGACCCGCGCCGCCTCGTGGGCCGGATCCGACATCGCAGGCGACCTCGACGCCGTCGGCCGTCAACTCCACTCCCTGCGCGTCCAGATCGGCACGGGTTCGCTCACCGCCCCTGACATCGCCGAGCAGTACGGCAACGTCGAGGCCACCCTGCTCCACGACGTCACCGCGCTCGAAGCCGGCCGCCCCACCCGGGCCTCGGGCCGCGCCGCCGACGCACACATCGCGCTCCTGCGAGCCATCGAGGCCGCCGACCGGGAACAGGCGGAGGTCGCCGCACTGCTCGCAGGGCCCGCGGGACGACCCACCGGCGCCGGACGCTGGCCCGCGCTCGAGACGGCCCAGCTGGACGCCTTCCGGGAGAACACCTCGGCCGAACTGCGGACCCAGCTGTACGTCATCCAGTTCAGGGATCCCGGCCGGGCCGTCCGCAGCGTCCGCGACCTGCTGGCCACCGCCCGCCCGGAGACCGCCGCCTGGCCCTCGTACGAGCGCTGGCTCGCCGACTCCGGGGCCCGCATCGACTCGCTGCGCGGCATCCAGGACCGGGCCGCCCGCGAACTCGACGCCACGGCCGGCCACGACCGCCGCGACGCGGAGGTCCGCGTGGTGCGCGACCTCACCGCCTCGCTGGCCGTGCTCGCCCTCGTCACCTTCCTCGCGCTCGCGCTCAGCCGGTCGATCACCCGGCCCCTCGGCCAGGTCGCCGCGGGCGCCCGGGCACTGTCGTACGGCGATCTCTCGTACGACATCCGGTACGCGGGCCGCGACGAACTGGGCGAGGTCGCCGACACCTTCCGCGAACTGCGCGTGACCACCGAGCGGCTGGCCGCCGAGATCCGCGCCATGAACACGGCGATCGACCACAATCGCCTCGAACACCGTGCCGACCAGGCCTCCTTCGAGGGCACATGGAGCCAGCTGCTGGGCGGCATGAACGACACCATGGCCTCCTTCGCGGCGGCGCACGGGCGGCGTGAGGAGGCCGAGCAGGAACTGGCGAGCATCTTCAACCTCTCGTTGGACCTGCTCTGCATCAGCGGGACCGACGGCTACTTCAAGCGGGTCAACCCGGCCTTCGAGCGCCTCCTGGGCCACCCGCGCGAGACGATGCTGTCGATGCCGTTCATCGAGTTCGTGCACGAGGAGGACCGGGACACCACCCGTGCGGCCCTCGCACGGCTGGCCGACGGCGTCGAGGTGGCCGAGTTCGAGAACCGCTACCTGCGCGCGGACGGCACCGAGTGCTGGCTGCAGTGGAGCGCCCGGCCGGTCCTGGAACAGGGCCTCATCTACGCCACCGCCCGCGATGTCACCGAGAGCCGCCGCACCGCCCGGGAACAGGCCGCCCTGCGTCGCGTCGCCACCCTGGTGGCCCACGGCGACCCGCCGGCCGAGGTGTTCGCGAGGGTGGCCGAGGAGGTGGGGGACCTGCTGGACACCACGGCGGCCGTCCTGCGGCAGGAGCCCGACGGCAGCCAGACGGTCCTCGGGACCGTGCTCGGCATCCCGGAAGAACTCGAAGAGGCCACGCGCAAGGAGCGCACGGAGGCCGGGTACGAGGCGATCGACGCGGTCACCAGGACCCGGCGCGCCGCCCACGTCGGCCACGCCGTGGGCGCGCCCATCGTCGTCGACGACCGGCTGTGGGGCTTCGTCGTCGCGGCCTCTCCCCTGGAGGTGCTGCCGGTGGGCACCGAGTCGCGGCTGGCCGACTTCACCGAACTCGTCGCGACCGCCATCGCCAACGCCGACAGCCGCGACCAGCTGACGGCCTCACGCGCGCGCGTGGTGGCCGCGGCGGACGCCTCCCGGCGGCGCATCGAGCGCGATCTGCACGACGGGGTCCAGCAGCGGCTCGTCGCCCTCCAGCTGGATCTGCGGCTCGCCGAGACCCTGGTGACCGACCGGTCCTCTGAGCTGGCCGAACAGCTGGTACATGTCGGCAAGGGCCTCGACGACGCCTTCCAGGACCTGCTCCAGGTGGCCCGGGGCATCCACCCGGCCATCCTCTCCAAAGGCGGCCTGGGGCCCGCCCTGCGTTCACTGGCCCGCCGTTCCGCCGTCCCCGTCGAGCTCGACCTGAAGCTGCCCGCGGCCCGGCTGCCGGAACAACTGGAGGTGGCCGCCTACTACGTGACCTCCGAATGCCTCACCAACGCGACGAAGCACGCGCACGCGCGCGTGGTGAAGGTCTCGGCGGAGATCCGGGGCGGCGTCCTGGAACTGACCATCCGCGACGACGGCGCCGGAGGCGCCGAGCCGGGACGCGGTTCCGGGCTGATCGGTCTCATCGACCGGGTCGAGGCGATCGGCGGCAAGCTGGCCGTCAGCAGCCCGCCCGGCGAGGGCACGACCATGGACGTGCGGCTGCCCCTGGGCGGGCCCTCGCCGGACCGGTGA
- a CDS encoding response regulator transcription factor, with amino-acid sequence MDDAAQQPARGRVVLADDDILLREGLASLCERVGYQVAGQAGDAVRLLELVDEERPELAIVDIRMPPDHSTEGLKAARTIRERHPDTGILVLSAFVEVEDALELLASGRKVGYLLKSRVTVVDDFIEALERIHRGGSVVDPSLVQELFSAQRRDDPLAQLSAREREVLALMAEGRSNAGIGRRLWVTEGTVEKHVRSILGKLALTEDTDDHRRVLAVLTFLESR; translated from the coding sequence ATGGACGACGCGGCGCAGCAGCCGGCACGGGGACGGGTCGTCCTCGCCGACGACGACATCCTGCTCAGGGAGGGTCTCGCCAGTCTGTGCGAGCGCGTCGGATACCAGGTCGCGGGCCAGGCCGGTGACGCGGTCCGGCTCCTGGAGCTGGTCGACGAGGAACGCCCCGAACTGGCGATCGTCGACATCAGGATGCCTCCGGACCACTCGACGGAAGGCCTCAAGGCCGCCCGCACCATCCGTGAGCGCCACCCCGACACCGGCATCCTCGTCCTGTCCGCGTTCGTCGAGGTCGAGGACGCCCTGGAGCTGCTGGCGAGCGGCCGCAAGGTCGGCTACCTCCTCAAGAGCCGGGTCACGGTCGTCGACGATTTCATCGAGGCCCTGGAGCGCATCCACCGGGGCGGTTCGGTGGTCGACCCCTCCCTGGTGCAGGAGCTGTTCTCCGCCCAGCGCCGCGACGACCCACTTGCCCAGCTCAGCGCCCGCGAGCGCGAGGTCCTCGCCCTGATGGCCGAGGGCCGCTCCAACGCCGGCATCGGCCGCCGCCTGTGGGTCACCGAGGGCACCGTCGAGAAACACGTCCGCAGCATCCTCGGCAAACTCGCCCTCACGGAGGACACCGACGACCACCGCCGGGTGCTGGCCGTGCTGACGTTCCTGGAGTCCCGCTAG
- the uvrC gene encoding excinuclease ABC subunit UvrC translates to MADPSSYRPKPGEIPDSPGVYRFRDEHRRVIYVGKAKSLRQRLANYFQDLASLHPRTRTMVTTAASVEWTVVSTEVEALQLEYSWIKEFDPRFNVKYRDDKSYPYLAVTMNEEFPRVQVMRGQKRKGVRYFGPYGHAWAIRDTVDLLLRVFPVRTCSAGVFKNAARTGRPCLLGYIGKCSAPCVDRVSADEHRDLAEDFCDFMAGRTGTYIRRLEQQMTEAAEEMEYERAARLRDDIGALKKAMEKSAVVLADATDADLIAVAEDELEAAVQIFHVRGGRVRGQRGWVTDKVEEITTGALVEHALQQLYGEEKGDSVPKEVLVPALPDPVEPVQEWLAERRGSGVSLRIPQRGDKKALMETVQRNAQQALVLHKTKRASDLTTRSRALEEIAEALDLDSAPLRIECYDISHLQGDDVVASMVVFEDGLQRKSEYRRFQIKGFAGQDDVRSMHEVISRRFRRYLAEKEKTGEWVDDLPEEGTAENGLKDDDGRPKKFAYPPQLVVVDGGQPQVAAAKKALDELGIDDIAVCGLAKRLEEVWLPDDDDPVVLPRTSEGLYLLQRVRDEAHRFAITYQRTKRAQRFRSSPLDDVPGLGDTRKQALLKHFGSLKKLRSATIDQICEVPGIGRKTAETIAVALAQAAPAAPAVNTATGEIMDEEEPGTTGSGGEPVTAGAPDERRGQET, encoded by the coding sequence ATGGCCGACCCCTCCAGCTACCGCCCCAAACCAGGGGAGATCCCGGACTCTCCCGGGGTGTACAGGTTCCGCGACGAGCACCGCCGGGTGATCTACGTCGGAAAGGCGAAAAGCCTGCGCCAGCGCCTGGCGAACTACTTCCAGGACCTGGCGAGCCTGCACCCCCGCACCCGCACGATGGTGACCACGGCCGCGTCCGTGGAGTGGACGGTGGTGTCCACGGAGGTCGAGGCCCTCCAGCTGGAGTACTCCTGGATCAAGGAGTTCGACCCCCGGTTCAACGTCAAGTACCGCGACGACAAGAGCTACCCGTACCTCGCGGTGACGATGAACGAGGAATTCCCGCGCGTGCAGGTGATGCGTGGCCAGAAACGCAAGGGCGTCAGGTACTTCGGGCCCTACGGGCACGCGTGGGCGATCCGCGACACCGTCGACCTCCTCCTGCGCGTCTTCCCGGTCCGCACCTGCTCCGCCGGCGTCTTCAAGAACGCCGCCCGCACCGGCCGCCCCTGCCTCCTCGGCTACATCGGCAAGTGCTCGGCGCCCTGCGTCGACCGTGTCTCCGCCGACGAACACCGCGACCTGGCCGAGGACTTCTGCGACTTCATGGCCGGCCGCACCGGCACCTACATCCGCCGTCTCGAGCAGCAGATGACGGAGGCGGCCGAGGAGATGGAGTACGAGCGGGCGGCCCGCCTGCGCGACGACATAGGGGCCCTGAAGAAGGCCATGGAGAAGAGCGCCGTCGTGCTCGCCGACGCGACCGACGCCGACCTGATCGCGGTCGCCGAGGACGAGCTGGAGGCCGCCGTCCAGATCTTCCACGTGCGCGGCGGACGGGTCCGGGGCCAGCGCGGCTGGGTGACCGACAAGGTCGAGGAGATCACCACCGGCGCCCTCGTCGAACACGCCCTCCAGCAGCTCTACGGCGAGGAGAAGGGGGACTCGGTCCCCAAGGAGGTCCTCGTCCCGGCCCTGCCCGACCCGGTCGAGCCGGTCCAGGAGTGGCTGGCCGAGCGCCGCGGCTCGGGGGTCTCCCTGCGCATCCCGCAGCGCGGCGACAAGAAGGCCCTCATGGAGACCGTGCAGCGCAATGCCCAGCAGGCACTCGTCCTCCACAAGACCAAGCGTGCCTCCGACCTGACCACACGCTCGCGTGCCCTGGAGGAGATCGCCGAGGCCCTCGACCTGGACAGCGCGCCGCTGCGGATCGAGTGCTACGACATCTCCCACCTCCAGGGCGACGACGTGGTCGCGTCCATGGTCGTCTTCGAGGACGGACTCCAGCGCAAGAGCGAGTACCGCCGCTTCCAGATCAAGGGCTTCGCCGGACAGGATGACGTCCGGTCCATGCACGAGGTGATCTCCCGCCGGTTCCGGCGCTACCTCGCCGAGAAGGAGAAGACGGGGGAGTGGGTGGACGACCTTCCCGAGGAGGGCACCGCCGAGAACGGCCTCAAGGACGACGACGGCCGCCCCAAGAAGTTCGCCTACCCGCCCCAGCTCGTCGTCGTCGACGGCGGACAGCCCCAGGTCGCCGCCGCCAAGAAGGCCCTGGACGAGCTCGGCATCGACGACATCGCCGTCTGCGGCCTCGCCAAGCGCCTGGAGGAGGTCTGGCTGCCGGACGACGACGACCCGGTCGTGCTGCCCCGCACCAGCGAAGGCCTGTACCTTCTGCAGCGGGTCCGTGACGAGGCCCACCGCTTCGCGATCACCTACCAGCGCACCAAGCGGGCCCAGCGCTTCCGGTCGAGCCCGCTCGACGACGTCCCCGGCCTCGGGGACACGCGCAAGCAGGCCTTGCTGAAACATTTCGGGTCCTTGAAGAAACTACGATCCGCCACCATCGACCAGATCTGCGAGGTCCCCGGCATAGGCCGCAAGACGGCCGAGACGATCGCCGTGGCCCTCGCCCAGGCGGCCCCGGCCGCGCCCGCCGTCAACACGGCGACTGGAGAGATCATGGATGAGGAGGAACCCGGCACCACGGGTTCCGGTGGGGAACCCGTGACGGCGGGTGCCCCGGACGAACGACGGGGGCAGGAGACATGA
- the rapZ gene encoding RNase adapter RapZ — MNVNEHEEQQDQGGEDAQVSTGAPADAAGVPEAAIPELVIISGMSGAGRSTAAKCLEDLGWFVVDNLPPALIPTMVELGARSQGNVARIAVVVDVRGRRFFDNLRESLADLASKHVTRRIVFLESSDEALVRRFESVRRPHPLQGDGRIVDGIDAERELLRELRGDADLVIDTSSLNVHELRAKMDAQFAGEEEPELRATVMSFGFKYGLPVDADLVADMRFLPNPHWVPELRPFTGLNEEVSAYVFNQPGAKEFLDRYAELLRLIAAGYRREGKRYVTIAIGCTGGKHRSVATSEKLAARLAAEGVETVVVHRDMGRE, encoded by the coding sequence ATGAATGTGAACGAGCACGAAGAACAACAGGACCAGGGCGGAGAAGACGCACAGGTGAGTACGGGCGCGCCCGCCGACGCGGCCGGAGTCCCCGAGGCGGCCATCCCCGAGCTGGTGATCATCTCCGGGATGTCCGGCGCCGGGCGCTCGACCGCCGCGAAGTGTCTGGAGGACCTCGGCTGGTTCGTCGTCGACAACCTCCCTCCCGCGCTGATCCCCACCATGGTGGAGCTCGGCGCCCGCTCCCAGGGCAATGTCGCGCGGATCGCCGTGGTCGTCGACGTCCGCGGCCGCCGCTTCTTCGACAACCTCCGCGAGTCCCTCGCCGACCTGGCGTCCAAGCACGTCACCCGGCGGATCGTCTTCCTGGAGTCCTCCGACGAGGCCCTGGTGCGCCGCTTCGAGTCCGTGCGCCGCCCGCACCCCCTCCAGGGCGACGGCCGCATCGTCGACGGCATCGACGCCGAGCGCGAGCTCCTGCGCGAGCTGCGCGGCGACGCCGACCTGGTCATCGACACCTCCAGCCTCAACGTGCACGAGCTGCGCGCGAAGATGGACGCCCAGTTCGCCGGCGAGGAGGAGCCCGAGCTCAGGGCCACCGTCATGTCCTTCGGCTTCAAGTACGGCCTCCCGGTCGACGCCGACCTGGTCGCGGACATGCGGTTCCTGCCCAACCCGCACTGGGTCCCGGAGCTGCGCCCCTTCACCGGCCTCAACGAGGAGGTGTCGGCCTACGTCTTCAACCAGCCCGGCGCCAAGGAGTTCCTCGACCGCTACGCCGAGCTGCTGCGCCTCATCGCGGCCGGCTACCGCCGCGAGGGCAAGCGGTACGTGACCATCGCCATCGGCTGCACCGGCGGCAAGCACCGCTCGGTCGCCACGTCGGAGAAGCTCGCCGCGCGCCTCGCGGCCGAGGGTGTGGAGACGGTGGTCGTACACCGGGACATGGGACGGGAATGA
- the yvcK gene encoding uridine diphosphate-N-acetylglucosamine-binding protein YvcK, with protein MTARSPRLSRLRRVVPEGRATRPVEARGARPRRRGAQPKVVALGGGMGLSASLAALRRITGDLTAVVTVADDGGSSGRLRDELGVLPPGDLRKALAALCGDDDWGQTWARVIQHRFQSKGDLHEHAVGNLLIVALWEQLGDHVQALDLVGRLLGAHGRVLPMSAVPLELQALVKGHDPDRPEDVETVRGQATVALTPGEVQSVHVVPHDPPAVPEAVEAVRDADWVVLGPGSWFSSVIPHLLVPELLDALTQTKARRVLSLNLAPQPGETDGFSPQRHLEVLGRHAPKLALDVVLADQAAVPDRDSLTDAAKRFGAAVELAPVARPDGTPRHDPELLAAAYDRIFRMHGRIGPWR; from the coding sequence ATGACCGCACGTAGTCCGCGGCTGAGCAGGCTGCGCAGGGTCGTCCCCGAAGGGCGCGCCACCCGGCCCGTGGAGGCCCGGGGTGCGAGACCCCGCCGGCGCGGCGCCCAGCCCAAGGTGGTCGCGCTCGGCGGTGGCATGGGCCTGTCCGCCTCGCTCGCCGCACTGCGCCGGATCACCGGCGACCTCACCGCCGTCGTCACCGTCGCCGACGACGGCGGCTCCAGCGGGCGCCTGCGTGACGAGCTGGGCGTCCTGCCGCCCGGCGACCTGCGCAAGGCGCTGGCCGCGCTGTGCGGTGACGACGACTGGGGCCAGACCTGGGCCCGGGTCATCCAGCACCGCTTCCAGTCCAAGGGCGACCTGCACGAACACGCGGTGGGCAACCTGCTCATCGTCGCCCTGTGGGAACAGCTCGGCGACCATGTCCAGGCCCTCGACCTGGTCGGCAGACTCCTCGGCGCGCATGGGCGGGTGCTGCCCATGTCCGCCGTACCCCTGGAGCTCCAGGCCCTGGTCAAGGGGCACGACCCGGACCGGCCCGAGGACGTGGAGACCGTACGCGGACAGGCGACCGTGGCCCTGACCCCGGGCGAGGTGCAGTCGGTGCACGTCGTGCCGCACGACCCGCCCGCGGTCCCCGAGGCGGTGGAGGCGGTCCGGGACGCGGACTGGGTGGTCCTCGGACCCGGCTCGTGGTTCTCCTCGGTCATCCCGCATCTGCTGGTGCCCGAACTTCTGGACGCCCTCACCCAGACGAAGGCGCGCCGGGTACTCTCCCTGAACCTCGCACCGCAGCCGGGAGAAACCGATGGCTTCTCCCCGCAGCGTCATTTGGAGGTTTTGGGACGACACGCCCCTAAACTCGCCCTGGACGTGGTGCTGGCCGACCAGGCCGCCGTGCCCGACCGCGATTCCCTGACCGATGCCGCCAAGCGGTTCGGCGCCGCGGTCGAGCTGGCGCCGGTGGCCCGGCCCGACGGGACCCCGAGGCACGACCCGGAGCTGTTGGCCGCCGCGTACGACCGTATTTTTCGGATGCATGGAAGGATCGGCCCATGGCGATGA
- the whiA gene encoding DNA-binding protein WhiA encodes MAMTAAVKDEISRLPVTRTCCRKAEVSAILRFAGGLHLVSGRIVIEAELDTAMAARRLKRDILEIFGHSSELIVMAPGGLRRGSRYVVRVVAGGDQLARQTGLVDGRGRPIRGLPPQVVSGATCDAEAAWRGAFLAHGSLTEPGRSSSLEVTCPGPEAALALVGAARRLSIAAKAREVRGVDRVVVRDGDAIGALLTRLGAHESVLAWEERRMRREVRATANRLANFDDANLRRSARAAVAAGARVQRALEILADDVPEHLAAAGRLRMDHKQASLEELGALADPPLTKDAVAGRIRRLLAMADKRASDLGIPGTESSITEEMADNLA; translated from the coding sequence ATGGCGATGACGGCAGCGGTGAAGGACGAGATCTCCCGGCTCCCCGTCACCCGGACCTGCTGCAGAAAGGCGGAGGTCTCCGCCATCCTGCGGTTCGCCGGCGGCCTCCACCTGGTGAGCGGGCGCATTGTGATCGAGGCGGAGCTGGACACCGCGATGGCGGCCCGCAGACTCAAGCGGGACATCCTGGAGATCTTCGGCCACAGCTCCGAACTGATCGTGATGGCACCGGGCGGACTGCGCCGCGGTTCGCGTTACGTCGTCCGGGTCGTCGCCGGCGGTGACCAGCTGGCCCGTCAGACCGGCCTGGTCGACGGCCGGGGCCGCCCGATCCGGGGGCTGCCCCCGCAGGTCGTCTCCGGTGCCACCTGTGACGCCGAGGCAGCCTGGCGCGGAGCCTTCCTGGCGCACGGCTCGCTCACCGAGCCCGGCCGCTCCTCCTCCCTGGAGGTGACCTGCCCGGGCCCCGAGGCCGCGCTCGCCCTGGTCGGCGCCGCCCGCCGCCTCTCGATCGCCGCCAAGGCCCGCGAGGTCCGCGGCGTGGACCGCGTGGTCGTCCGGGACGGTGACGCGATCGGTGCCCTGCTCACCCGGCTGGGCGCCCACGAGTCGGTGCTCGCCTGGGAGGAGCGCCGGATGCGCCGCGAGGTGCGGGCCACGGCGAACCGTCTCGCCAACTTCGACGACGCCAACCTGCGCCGCTCGGCGCGTGCGGCCGTCGCCGCCGGTGCCCGGGTCCAGCGCGCGCTGGAGATCCTCGCCGACGACGTGCCCGAGCATCTCGCCGCCGCCGGGCGGCTGCGCATGGACCACAAGCAGGCCTCCCTGGAGGAACTGGGCGCGCTCGCCGACCCGCCGCTGACCAAGGACGCCGTCGCCGGCCGTATCCGCCGCCTGCTGGCCATGGCCGACAAGCGCGCCTCCGACCTCGGCATCCCGGGCACGGAGTCCAGCATCACCGAGGAGATGGCCGACAACCTGGCCTGA